Proteins found in one uncultured Desulfuromonas sp. genomic segment:
- a CDS encoding MATE family efflux transporter — MTRSTQHVAHKELGSAPIPGLLFKLSVPSILGLMALTLCQLIDTIFIGRCIGVQGIGGIAVLMPVILLFSSVGRGLGVGGSSIITRSNGANDHARANTTLSLLVLLCVIFSVVLATAGLLLTKPLLHFFGSQAQLFSHSQDYFQLLLPGLPFLCFAMLSNNVIRAEGNARTAMLVMVIPAVINVVLDPLFILWCGWGMKGAAAATSIAYLCSGCFACHYFCSHKSSLKFEFGPSVINGPLLKKILTLALTPIACQCSTAVLTIVMNKTLFAFGGEVAMATNGIVQRLHIFIMFPVIGLSQGFIPICGYNHGAGATSRVRILIQHALKAAVATGSFIALLLLLFNQQLASIFTLDPSLIHQSGFAICMVVLMLPLVAIQLICSAYFQTLGQALPTLLLNLLRQGLVLIPLVLILPHFLGLRGVWYAFPISNFLACGISLLLVLPHWRQLETPAALTN; from the coding sequence ATGACACGATCAACACAACATGTTGCGCACAAAGAACTTGGCTCAGCACCGATTCCCGGCTTGTTGTTCAAGCTGTCTGTTCCTTCTATTCTTGGACTGATGGCGCTGACACTCTGCCAACTCATCGATACCATTTTTATCGGCCGCTGTATCGGCGTACAGGGGATCGGCGGCATCGCCGTGTTGATGCCGGTCATCTTGCTGTTCAGCTCGGTGGGACGAGGGCTGGGAGTCGGAGGCTCATCGATAATCACCCGCAGCAACGGTGCCAACGATCATGCCCGGGCTAACACCACCCTCAGCCTGCTGGTGCTCCTCTGCGTAATCTTCTCTGTGGTTCTGGCGACCGCCGGGTTACTGCTGACCAAGCCACTGCTGCATTTTTTTGGTAGCCAGGCCCAACTCTTCAGCCACAGTCAAGACTATTTTCAGCTGCTGTTACCCGGCTTGCCGTTTCTCTGTTTCGCCATGCTCAGCAATAATGTAATCCGCGCGGAGGGCAACGCCCGCACAGCCATGTTGGTGATGGTGATCCCTGCCGTGATCAATGTGGTGCTTGATCCGCTGTTCATCCTCTGGTGTGGTTGGGGGATGAAGGGAGCCGCAGCAGCAACCAGCATCGCCTATCTCTGCAGCGGTTGTTTTGCCTGCCACTATTTCTGTAGCCACAAGAGCTCATTAAAGTTCGAATTCGGCCCATCCGTTATCAACGGTCCATTACTCAAAAAAATTCTTACCCTCGCCCTCACCCCCATCGCCTGCCAGTGCTCGACGGCAGTTCTAACCATCGTGATGAACAAAACTCTGTTCGCCTTCGGTGGCGAGGTGGCCATGGCCACTAACGGGATTGTTCAGCGGTTGCACATCTTTATCATGTTCCCAGTTATCGGCCTGAGCCAGGGTTTTATACCGATCTGCGGCTACAATCATGGCGCTGGGGCTACCAGCCGGGTACGGATATTAATTCAGCATGCCCTCAAGGCAGCGGTGGCCACCGGTTCGTTCATCGCTCTACTCCTGCTGCTTTTTAATCAACAGTTGGCGTCTATCTTTACCCTCGACCCATCGCTGATCCACCAAAGCGGTTTTGCCATCTGTATGGTGGTGTTGATGCTGCCATTGGTGGCCATCCAGTTGATTTGCTCGGCCTATTTCCAAACTCTGGGCCAAGCGCTACCGACCCTGCTGCTGAACCTGCTGCGCCAGGGTCTGGTTCTGATCCCGCTGGTGCTGATTCTCCCCCATTTCCTCGGGCTGAGGGGGGTGTGGTACGCGTTTCCCATCTCCAATTTTCTGGCCTGCGGCATATCGCTGCTGCTGGTTCTTCCTCACTGGCGACAACTGGAAACGCCAGCCGCCCTGACCAACTAA
- a CDS encoding transposase, producing the protein MSANQVINWLDAIARMFRYYHGNDIVEGFHRTMKLIQRRAYGFRNFENYRLRV; encoded by the coding sequence ATTAGCGCTAATCAGGTTATAAATTGGCTTGATGCCATTGCCCGTATGTTTCGTTATTACCACGGTAACGACATCGTCGAGGGTTTCCATCGAACGATGAAGCTGATTCAACGCAGAGCATACGGATTCAGGAATTTTGAAAATTATCGATTACGAGTTTGA
- a CDS encoding transposase: MDTKGYGNIPQSLYDAITFLVQALTKRSVPTFLELLFGAMLTQNGFVTEAWLAIRPKRHWTSYFKWLQKGRWSWVALGLQTARLALQRTEGSRCYVAIDDTVVFRCSRKAPESRIHHQHGCKVNRPVYVRGQNWVTMALVLPQGWRSLALPILSRLSRSTGNSGKLVAAKTLLRVTRPLFHGRLVTLLVDSWYMRKSLLLPAQTLGYQVIGQVRKDTALYRPPPCHNGKRGRPRKYGDKLTAERVAELPMISQNLFLYGQWQTVHYRSCVARARFLDGQQVRAVWSQIENKDGTLRQPRLILSTDLSLSAARILLAYNRRWSIEDLFNQLKNRWGWKDTWQQTRQVLHRWTQILSTSYALPQLLAQQNSEQVKDLASLCPWRDKQPITAGRVRQGLQRIFGHVDIRSHWNPKSGKFSPQNRGKKPDRPPDPHKTA; the protein is encoded by the coding sequence ATGGATACCAAGGGATACGGCAATATCCCCCAGTCCCTGTACGACGCTATCACATTTCTGGTCCAGGCGCTGACCAAACGTTCGGTTCCGACTTTTCTGGAACTGCTGTTCGGCGCGATGCTGACCCAGAATGGTTTTGTCACCGAAGCCTGGTTGGCGATCAGACCTAAGCGTCATTGGACGAGTTATTTCAAATGGTTGCAGAAGGGCCGCTGGTCCTGGGTTGCGCTTGGATTACAAACGGCTCGACTCGCTTTGCAACGAACAGAAGGTTCGCGCTGCTATGTCGCCATAGACGATACGGTGGTTTTCCGCTGTTCGCGCAAGGCTCCAGAATCACGCATCCACCATCAGCATGGTTGCAAGGTCAACCGACCCGTTTATGTCCGGGGACAGAACTGGGTGACCATGGCTCTGGTGTTGCCACAGGGGTGGCGTTCTCTGGCCTTGCCGATTCTTTCCCGTTTATCCAGAAGCACAGGCAACAGCGGCAAACTGGTCGCGGCCAAGACTTTGCTCCGGGTGACTCGGCCTCTGTTCCATGGACGCCTTGTGACGCTGCTGGTCGATTCCTGGTACATGCGCAAGTCGCTGCTGCTTCCAGCCCAGACTCTGGGTTACCAGGTCATCGGCCAGGTGCGCAAGGACACAGCGCTCTATCGACCGCCGCCATGCCACAACGGCAAACGCGGGCGGCCCCGTAAATATGGCGATAAGCTGACAGCTGAGCGTGTCGCTGAATTGCCCATGATCAGCCAGAACCTTTTTCTCTACGGGCAATGGCAGACGGTTCATTATCGCAGTTGCGTTGCCCGAGCCCGCTTCCTTGACGGACAACAGGTTCGCGCGGTCTGGTCTCAGATTGAAAACAAAGATGGAACCTTGCGTCAGCCCCGGCTCATCTTGAGCACCGATCTAAGCTTGTCAGCCGCACGCATCCTGCTGGCGTATAACCGCAGGTGGTCCATCGAGGACCTGTTCAATCAGCTTAAGAACCGTTGGGGCTGGAAGGACACGTGGCAGCAAACGCGTCAGGTGCTGCACCGCTGGACACAGATTCTTTCAACCAGCTATGCGCTGCCACAGTTGTTGGCTCAACAGAACAGTGAACAGGTGAAAGACCTCGCCTCTCTCTGCCCTTGGAGAGACAAACAGCCGATCACGGCCGGGCGTGTGCGCCAAGGGTTGCAAAGGATTTTTGGTCATGTCGATATCCGCAGCCACTGGAACCCGAAGTCGGGAAAATTCAGCCCTCAAAACCGGGGCAAAAAACCGGATCGGCCGCCTGATCCACACAAAACAGCTTAA
- the serS gene encoding serine--tRNA ligase codes for MLDIKFIRENLKQVEQRLATRGSEIRLDEFRQLDTQRRELLGEVETLKAEKNRVSAVIGQTKDKSQVQGEIARMKEVSAQTKRMDEELREISDKLSAILMTIPNLPDESIPVGTSEDDNIEIRRWGTPREFAFEAKAHWDIGEDLDILDFERAGKLTGARFALYKGAGARLERALINFMLDLHTEQHKYVEMLPPFMVNRDSMTGTGQLPKFEEDLFHVEGPDYFLIPTAEVPVTNIHRDEILGAEQLPLCYTAYTPCFRKEAGAHGRDTRGLIRQHQFNKVELVKFVAPENSDAELDKLLANAEKVLQLLELPYRVVDLCTGDIGFSAARTFDIEVWLPGQSVYREISSCSNFRDFQARRAAIRYRREEGAKPEFVHTLNGSGLAVGRTLLAILENYQQQDGSVIVPEVLRPYMGGLERITGK; via the coding sequence ATGCTGGATATCAAGTTTATCCGTGAAAATCTCAAACAGGTTGAACAACGTCTGGCCACCCGTGGTTCGGAAATTCGCCTCGATGAGTTTCGTCAACTCGACACACAGCGGCGTGAGCTGCTTGGCGAAGTGGAAACCCTCAAGGCTGAAAAGAATCGGGTCTCGGCAGTGATTGGCCAGACCAAGGATAAGAGCCAGGTGCAGGGTGAGATCGCCCGCATGAAAGAGGTGTCGGCTCAGACCAAGCGGATGGATGAGGAATTACGCGAGATCTCCGATAAGCTGTCGGCCATCTTGATGACGATTCCCAATCTGCCCGATGAGAGCATTCCCGTCGGCACCAGTGAAGACGATAATATCGAGATCCGTCGTTGGGGAACGCCGCGTGAATTTGCTTTTGAAGCCAAGGCCCATTGGGACATCGGTGAAGATCTGGATATCCTCGATTTCGAACGGGCGGGAAAGCTCACAGGTGCCCGATTTGCCTTGTATAAAGGCGCGGGTGCCCGTCTTGAACGCGCTCTGATTAACTTCATGCTCGACCTGCATACCGAGCAGCACAAATATGTTGAAATGCTTCCGCCCTTTATGGTAAACAGAGACTCCATGACGGGGACGGGCCAACTGCCCAAGTTTGAGGAAGACCTGTTCCACGTTGAAGGACCGGATTACTTTCTGATCCCCACTGCGGAAGTTCCTGTAACCAATATTCATCGAGATGAAATTTTAGGTGCAGAACAGCTGCCATTGTGTTATACCGCGTACACTCCTTGCTTCCGCAAGGAAGCCGGAGCACATGGTCGTGATACCCGTGGGTTGATCCGCCAGCATCAGTTCAACAAGGTTGAGCTGGTCAAGTTCGTTGCTCCCGAGAATTCGGATGCTGAACTGGACAAATTGCTGGCTAACGCCGAAAAGGTTCTCCAGCTTCTTGAGTTGCCTTATCGCGTTGTTGATCTGTGTACCGGTGACATTGGTTTTTCCGCGGCACGCACCTTTGATATTGAGGTTTGGTTGCCGGGACAATCCGTGTACCGTGAAATTTCATCGTGTTCGAACTTTCGGGATTTTCAGGCCCGTCGCGCCGCGATTCGTTATCGCCGCGAAGAAGGTGCCAAGCCGGAGTTCGTACATACCCTCAACGGTTCAGGACTGGCCGTTGGTCGCACCTTGCTGGCGATTCTCGAGAACTACCAGCAACAGGACGGCAGCGTGATCGTTCCGGAAGTATTACGCCCCTACATGGGTGGCCTGGAGCGGATCACCGGAAAATAA
- a CDS encoding HD domain-containing protein, producing MKNLANFLFEVGMLKRTPRSGFQFLGSGAQSVAEHSFRTAMIGYTLAQLSEGVDCGRVVMLCLFHDVPEARIGDLNYVNKKYVQADEQKAIDDLAATLPFGEQYKQTLGEFVDKETPEACLAHDADQLEMILALKEYKDLGNRYADEWYPFAVRRLQTDVARELAEAIWTTDSSRWWFDDNSDWWVHGKNAKGVDDSGQKC from the coding sequence ATGAAAAATCTGGCCAATTTTCTGTTTGAAGTGGGGATGCTCAAGCGAACTCCTCGCAGTGGGTTTCAATTTCTCGGTTCCGGGGCGCAATCGGTCGCTGAGCATTCCTTTCGTACGGCAATGATCGGTTACACTCTGGCGCAATTGTCCGAAGGGGTCGACTGTGGGCGGGTGGTGATGCTGTGTCTGTTTCACGATGTTCCGGAAGCGCGCATTGGCGACTTGAACTACGTCAATAAGAAGTATGTCCAGGCCGATGAACAAAAAGCCATTGACGATCTGGCTGCCACGCTGCCGTTTGGTGAACAGTATAAGCAGACCCTCGGTGAATTTGTCGACAAGGAAACCCCGGAAGCCTGTTTGGCGCATGATGCCGATCAGCTGGAAATGATTCTGGCGCTCAAAGAATACAAGGACCTCGGTAACCGTTATGCGGACGAGTGGTATCCCTTTGCCGTACGTCGTTTGCAGACCGATGTAGCCCGTGAATTGGCGGAAGCCATCTGGACAACGGATTCCAGCCGCTGGTGGTTTGATGACAACAGTGACTGGTGGGTTCATGGAAAAAATGCAAAGGGAGTTGACGATAGCGGACAGAAGTGTTAG
- a CDS encoding EamA family transporter — protein MDAIALFFIVFSALMHALWNLQVKQSRDKTVFIWWMFITSGFLLNVVLVFLPGSFPVPHGLTWLWAIIGAICFVLYHLCNGIAYRQGDLSLTYPLAQTSMIYVPLWGAFFLHEQLTVGGILGVLCVVAGAYCVQLPDFSLHSILRPLRNLSNSSVRAALAAGFIYSIGSVADKSGVMGYSPFYFTYILVMLMVVIMSLNLSRNRYRGRILPEWRQHKRLILSSGPVMLGSFLTFRYGLSLAPVSYAVPVRQVNVLFGVLIGVLFLHESCGRMRLTAACLILLGVLTIHLGG, from the coding sequence ATGGATGCCATCGCGCTATTTTTTATCGTTTTCTCAGCTTTGATGCATGCGCTATGGAACCTTCAGGTTAAACAGAGTCGTGACAAAACCGTCTTTATCTGGTGGATGTTTATCACCTCTGGGTTTTTGTTGAATGTGGTGCTGGTGTTTCTTCCGGGGTCATTCCCTGTTCCTCATGGGCTGACGTGGTTGTGGGCGATCATCGGCGCCATATGCTTTGTTCTCTATCATCTGTGTAACGGCATTGCCTACCGTCAGGGTGATTTGTCCCTGACCTACCCGCTGGCCCAGACATCAATGATCTACGTGCCGTTATGGGGCGCCTTCTTCCTGCATGAGCAGCTCACTGTCGGTGGCATTCTCGGCGTATTGTGTGTGGTCGCTGGTGCGTATTGCGTCCAGTTGCCGGACTTCTCATTACACTCGATTTTGCGCCCGCTACGTAATTTGTCCAATTCGTCCGTCCGTGCGGCGTTGGCCGCCGGATTTATCTACTCAATTGGATCCGTTGCCGATAAAAGCGGTGTCATGGGGTACTCGCCCTTCTATTTTACCTATATTCTGGTGATGTTGATGGTGGTGATCATGTCGCTTAACCTGAGCCGGAACCGATATCGTGGCCGCATTCTGCCGGAATGGCGTCAGCATAAACGACTCATTTTATCTTCGGGGCCGGTTATGCTAGGGTCGTTTCTCACCTTTCGTTACGGCCTGAGTCTGGCTCCAGTCAGTTATGCGGTACCGGTGCGGCAGGTGAATGTGCTGTTTGGTGTCTTGATAGGAGTGCTGTTCCTGCACGAATCGTGTGGTCGTATGCGCTTGACAGCAGCCTGTCTGATTCTGCTTGGTGTTCTCACAATTCATCTTGGAGGGTAA
- a CDS encoding HDOD domain-containing protein — translation MSALNGSLSTTSLPEILRQCSVQQKTGTLNLSQAEIDKKLYFNKGQLIYITSNKPGERVGEYLIQRGDLTRSWAGFLLKDSKRNGVAFTRSLLQKNIFDKDKLQKALSDLANEALADVMNWTVGNYEFTNLLPKQALEGPIQISEADALKRVLQSGKPEEASASTEDILRDLARTIVAEDFTLPLLATTASKLEECWEEDEKSAEQVLDLVHKDQILTINLLRVVNASVAHPPQQCMTVKQAMELYPHERLVGIVLAQAANAHSPKQPDTVSLLLQHALSCACLAEQIAAQLGEDIEEAYTCGLLHNIGKVLLLQILPDNNIPEAQLPKLVQDFHQNSGALLSRRWNLSPKLHDCIKNYSAPEKAKESQIHVEIVCLSHNLLQNEGDLDSYQKQCPTIDFDQLDMDSLHDSLELIDELATSTY, via the coding sequence ATGAGTGCGCTCAATGGTAGCCTCAGCACCACCTCGCTGCCTGAAATTCTCCGCCAGTGCTCCGTACAACAGAAAACCGGTACGTTGAACCTATCCCAGGCGGAGATCGATAAAAAACTATATTTCAACAAGGGCCAACTGATTTACATCACGTCCAACAAGCCGGGCGAGCGGGTTGGCGAATATCTGATTCAACGCGGCGATCTAACCCGCTCCTGGGCCGGTTTTCTGCTCAAAGACAGTAAACGTAACGGAGTGGCATTTACCCGCAGCCTGTTGCAAAAAAATATCTTCGACAAGGACAAACTGCAAAAAGCCCTGTCAGACCTAGCCAACGAGGCCTTAGCCGATGTCATGAACTGGACGGTCGGCAATTATGAATTCACCAACCTTCTTCCCAAACAGGCCCTCGAGGGCCCGATTCAAATCAGTGAAGCTGACGCCCTGAAGCGGGTTCTACAGAGCGGCAAGCCGGAGGAAGCGTCCGCCAGTACGGAGGACATTCTTCGCGACTTGGCTCGAACCATTGTTGCCGAGGACTTCACCCTGCCCCTGTTGGCAACAACCGCCTCAAAACTGGAAGAATGCTGGGAAGAGGACGAAAAAAGCGCCGAACAGGTTCTTGATCTGGTTCATAAAGACCAGATCCTTACCATCAACCTGCTGCGGGTCGTCAATGCGTCGGTGGCCCATCCGCCCCAACAGTGCATGACAGTGAAACAGGCCATGGAACTCTATCCTCACGAACGCCTGGTGGGCATTGTCCTGGCGCAGGCGGCCAATGCCCACTCGCCAAAACAACCGGACACCGTTTCGCTGCTGTTGCAGCACGCTCTGAGTTGCGCCTGCCTGGCCGAACAGATCGCTGCCCAATTGGGGGAAGATATCGAAGAAGCCTACACCTGCGGCTTACTCCATAACATTGGTAAAGTTTTGCTGTTGCAGATCCTTCCCGACAACAACATTCCGGAAGCACAACTGCCGAAACTGGTGCAGGATTTCCACCAGAATTCGGGGGCCCTACTGTCACGGCGCTGGAACCTGTCGCCCAAACTCCATGACTGTATTAAAAACTACTCGGCTCCGGAAAAAGCCAAGGAGTCACAGATCCACGTAGAGATCGTCTGCCTGAGTCACAATCTGCTGCAGAATGAAGGCGACCTGGACAGTTACCAGAAGCAGTGCCCAACCATCGATTTCGACCAACTCGACATGGACAGTTTACATGACAGCCTGGAACTGATTGACGAACTGGCGACTTCGACCTATTAA
- a CDS encoding HRDC domain-containing protein codes for MTLPPILTTDDAVVALAKDLETCAVFAVDLEADSMHSYQEKVCLLQFTYHDTTVLLDPLAAGDLAPLKPVLADSSIRKIFHAADYDIRCLARDFDIEIRGLFDTMIASQFLGEEKVGLADVLGKYFDVTLDKRFQRADWSKRPLSPEMCHYAAEDTRHLEKLVAVLEPALKEKDRLWWVEEEFRLLEQAKFRVHDGPAFLRIKGAGTMPPRALAILECLLEWREKEAQRRDCPAYKVVGNKPLLSAARHMPTTMEALKDLEEFPARLADRYGRAVLKQIETGQAVDKDQLPHFPRRERRVRDVAAEERFNRLKSWRTDKAKQLEMDPGIVINNALLEAVAHSQPRNVQDLMAIDGMKEWQRKVLGPELIARLHV; via the coding sequence ATGACGTTACCACCGATCCTGACCACGGATGATGCTGTTGTCGCTTTGGCAAAAGACCTTGAAACCTGCGCGGTCTTTGCCGTTGATCTGGAAGCGGATTCGATGCATTCCTATCAGGAAAAAGTGTGTCTGCTGCAGTTTACTTATCACGACACCACGGTCTTGCTCGATCCTCTCGCAGCAGGTGATCTTGCGCCGCTTAAGCCGGTGCTGGCTGACTCTTCCATCCGCAAGATATTTCATGCCGCAGATTACGATATCCGTTGTCTGGCGCGCGATTTTGATATTGAAATCAGAGGCCTGTTTGACACCATGATTGCCAGCCAGTTTCTTGGCGAGGAAAAGGTTGGTCTGGCGGATGTGCTCGGCAAGTACTTTGATGTGACTCTCGACAAGCGTTTTCAACGGGCTGATTGGTCGAAGCGACCCTTGTCCCCGGAGATGTGTCACTACGCAGCTGAAGATACCCGTCATCTGGAAAAACTTGTGGCGGTACTTGAACCGGCACTAAAGGAAAAAGATCGTCTCTGGTGGGTGGAAGAGGAATTTCGCCTGTTGGAGCAGGCGAAATTCAGAGTGCATGATGGCCCGGCTTTTCTGCGCATCAAGGGTGCTGGGACCATGCCACCGCGAGCCCTGGCAATTCTCGAATGCCTGCTGGAGTGGCGTGAGAAAGAGGCGCAGCGGCGCGATTGCCCCGCGTATAAAGTCGTGGGTAACAAGCCGTTGCTCAGTGCCGCGCGCCACATGCCGACCACCATGGAGGCGTTGAAAGATCTCGAAGAATTTCCGGCGCGTCTGGCTGATCGTTATGGCCGAGCGGTCCTCAAACAGATCGAAACGGGACAGGCGGTGGACAAAGACCAGTTGCCCCACTTCCCGCGTCGCGAACGTCGAGTGCGTGATGTTGCCGCTGAAGAGCGTTTTAACCGTCTGAAAAGCTGGCGGACCGATAAAGCCAAACAGTTGGAGATGGATCCGGGAATTGTGATCAACAATGCATTGCTCGAGGCGGTGGCGCACAGCCAGCCGCGCAATGTTCAGGATCTGATGGCGATTGATGGCATGAAAGAGTGGCAACGCAAAGTGCTCGGACCGGAGTTGATTGCCCGCTTGCACGTGTAA
- the mutY gene encoding A/G-specific adenine glycosylase: protein MTDPVNAAVFQQRLLAWYDRCGRELPWRLSRDPYRIWLSEVMLQQTGVQAVIPYFERFVDQFPDVESLASAPLDAVIELWAGLGYYSRARNLHAAAQKVCEAFQGQFPHSVDALMTLPGVGRSTAGAIRAIAFDRHGVILDGNVRRVLCRLFAWQDDPRSSAAEKQLWQWAAQLTPQQHCHDYAQAIMDFGATLCTPRQPNCVACPMISLCQGYQQGIQDQLPRKRQRKTVPLRQEVAVLVEHNGRFAVRQRPLTGMLAGLWEFPSQSFKQPQSAQQQVNQARILIGNEDQPLQTLGVVRHVYSHFRVDVTTFYLQADVPLAESFSSCRWLTEAELTDWPLHGSHKKIVEMLLKQREK from the coding sequence ATGACTGATCCCGTCAATGCGGCAGTGTTTCAGCAGCGATTGCTGGCGTGGTACGACCGTTGCGGCCGAGAGTTGCCATGGCGCCTGAGCCGTGATCCGTATCGGATCTGGCTGTCTGAAGTGATGCTTCAGCAGACCGGAGTGCAGGCAGTCATCCCCTATTTTGAACGTTTCGTTGACCAATTCCCCGATGTCGAGAGTCTGGCCAGCGCACCGCTTGATGCGGTGATCGAACTGTGGGCCGGTCTCGGTTATTATTCACGGGCGCGCAATCTTCATGCGGCAGCACAAAAGGTGTGTGAAGCGTTTCAGGGGCAGTTTCCGCACAGCGTTGATGCGCTGATGACTCTGCCGGGTGTGGGACGTTCAACTGCGGGGGCGATTCGTGCTATCGCCTTTGATCGCCACGGTGTGATCCTTGACGGCAATGTCCGGCGGGTGTTGTGTCGCTTGTTTGCCTGGCAGGATGATCCACGTAGTAGCGCTGCGGAAAAGCAGTTGTGGCAGTGGGCCGCTCAGTTGACACCACAACAGCACTGTCACGATTATGCGCAGGCGATCATGGATTTTGGCGCCACATTGTGCACACCGCGCCAGCCGAATTGTGTGGCGTGTCCCATGATCTCTTTGTGTCAGGGCTATCAACAGGGGATTCAAGACCAGTTGCCGCGTAAACGGCAACGTAAAACAGTGCCGTTGCGTCAGGAAGTGGCTGTCCTGGTGGAGCACAATGGTCGTTTTGCCGTCAGACAACGGCCTCTGACCGGTATGCTGGCCGGTTTGTGGGAGTTTCCTTCACAGAGTTTTAAACAGCCGCAATCTGCGCAGCAACAGGTGAATCAGGCCCGAATCTTGATTGGAAACGAAGATCAACCGTTGCAGACGCTGGGGGTTGTTCGTCATGTCTACAGCCACTTTCGTGTCGATGTGACCACGTTTTATCTGCAAGCGGATGTTCCGCTGGCGGAGTCTTTTTCTTCCTGTCGCTGGCTGACAGAAGCCGAGTTGACAGACTGGCCGCTGCATGGCAGCCATAAAAAAATTGTCGAAATGCTGCTGAAGCAGCGTGAGAAATAA
- the hisC gene encoding histidinol-phosphate transaminase: MIVLRKAIADMAGYVPGFQPADADQWIKLNTNENPYPPSPKVAEAIRAELGEDGASLRQYPDAGSRRARQIAADLYGFDADWLIMANGSDELLNNLIRAFADDGDEVAFVHPSYSYYGTLIDIQGAKVKTFALDAHHKLVDFPERYSGKIFFLACPNAPLGFTFSLEEIEDLAQRCDGMLVVDEAYTDFSDQTAMPLVKKYDNVVVTRTLSKSYALAGMRLGLAVARPGVVAALDKIRDHYHLDRLALVAAEAALLDQDYLKKRVAQICETRDWFAAELEKIGFSVIPSQGNFVFASPGDGDGERVYELLKSHKILVRHFSDPLLKHGLRISIGTREEMEATLKVLQQG; this comes from the coding sequence ATGATTGTGTTACGAAAAGCGATTGCCGATATGGCCGGTTATGTGCCGGGGTTTCAACCGGCGGATGCCGACCAGTGGATCAAGTTGAACACCAACGAAAATCCCTACCCACCTTCGCCGAAGGTGGCTGAAGCGATTCGCGCCGAGTTGGGCGAAGATGGTGCCAGTCTGCGTCAATATCCCGATGCCGGAAGTCGTCGAGCGCGGCAGATTGCTGCGGATCTGTACGGTTTCGACGCCGACTGGCTGATCATGGCCAATGGTTCCGACGAACTGCTCAACAACCTGATACGCGCCTTTGCCGATGACGGGGATGAAGTGGCGTTTGTCCATCCGTCCTATTCGTATTACGGCACCCTGATCGATATCCAGGGCGCCAAAGTAAAAACGTTTGCTCTTGACGCCCATCACAAACTGGTGGACTTCCCGGAGCGATATAGCGGCAAGATCTTTTTTCTCGCCTGCCCTAACGCACCGCTTGGTTTTACCTTCAGCCTGGAAGAGATCGAAGATCTGGCGCAACGGTGTGACGGTATGCTGGTGGTCGATGAAGCCTATACCGATTTTTCTGATCAGACGGCCATGCCGCTGGTGAAAAAGTACGATAACGTGGTGGTGACACGTACCCTGTCCAAGAGCTATGCCCTGGCCGGTATGCGTCTTGGCTTGGCCGTGGCGCGACCCGGGGTGGTGGCAGCGTTGGATAAGATTCGCGATCACTACCACCTGGACCGTCTGGCTCTGGTGGCTGCCGAAGCCGCATTGCTGGATCAGGACTATCTGAAAAAAAGGGTGGCCCAGATTTGTGAAACCCGCGACTGGTTTGCGGCAGAATTGGAAAAGATTGGTTTCAGCGTCATCCCCTCACAGGGTAATTTTGTCTTTGCCAGCCCGGGCGATGGTGATGGCGAGCGAGTCTATGAACTGCTCAAGAGCCACAAGATTCTGGTGCGTCATTTCAGTGATCCACTGCTCAAGCATGGTCTGCGCATCTCCATCGGCACTCGTGAAGAAATGGAAGCCACACTCAAGGTTTTGCAGCAGGGCTGA